The DNA sequence ACGGCTGGACCTGCTGGCCGAGGCGCAGGCCGCCCGTGATTTGGCCGGGCTGTCGGCCGTGGAAGCGCTCGCACTGGTCACCAGCGGGGCCGCGCGGGCAATCGGAATGGAGAACGAGGTGGGGACGCTTCGGGCAGGCCGTTGGGGAGACGTGGCAGTGGTGAATATCGATCGGACCGAGGCGGCGGAGTCGGCACTCGAGTCGGTCCTGGCGAGCACCCCCGCCGAGGTGGCGGAAACGATCCTTGGCGGGCGGACCGTGTACCGGGGGTGAAACGCCTCCCGGCCCTCCCTTGCTGGCGCCAGCACCGCTCGTTACGATTCCTGCAACCAACTCAGGCGGAATTCACCGCATGCGCTGCCTTGCACTGAACGCCTCATTCGAGCCACTCACCATGGTGCCCGTGCGCCGGGCGCTGCGGCTTGTCATTGAGGGCAAGGCCGAGATCGTCGAAGCCGACGGCCCTGAATACATGCGAAGTGAGCGGCTGGCCATCCCACGGCCAGCCATCATCCGCCTCGTCAAGTTCGTGCATGTCCCCCGCCGCTTCCGCCGCCACGTCACCAACACCTTCCTCTTTGCCCGCGATGAGTACCGGTGCCAGTACTGCAACCGGACCCAGCCCGAGTTGCGTCCGCGCGAGTGCCTCACGCGCGACCACCTGGT is a window from the Gemmatimonadales bacterium genome containing:
- a CDS encoding HNH endonuclease encodes the protein MRCLALNASFEPLTMVPVRRALRLVIEGKAEIVEADGPEYMRSERLAIPRPAIIRLVKFVHVPRRFRRHVTNTFLFARDEYRCQYCNRTQPELRPRECLTRDHLVPISRGGGNAWTNVVTACSSCNTRKGNRLPEECGMLPIHPPTEPHFVHLSWAVRRLSRTQAKYIRLFYGEAALHALRGH